A genomic stretch from Empedobacter stercoris includes:
- a CDS encoding TraR/DksA family transcriptional regulator, translating into MATTDEKVRYSDAELEEFRAIIQEKLDQAIKDYELLKEAYTNDSNNGTDDTSPTFKAFEEGSETMSKEQNAQLAARQDKFIRDLKNALLRISNKTYGICRVTGKLINKDRLKLVPHATLSIEAKNMQR; encoded by the coding sequence ATGGCAACAACAGATGAAAAAGTAAGATACTCTGACGCAGAATTGGAAGAGTTTAGAGCAATAATTCAAGAGAAATTAGATCAAGCGATAAAAGATTATGAATTATTGAAAGAAGCTTACACAAACGATAGTAACAACGGTACAGACGATACGTCTCCAACTTTCAAAGCGTTTGAGGAAGGTTCTGAAACAATGTCGAAAGAACAAAATGCACAATTAGCAGCACGTCAAGATAAATTTATTCGTGACCTAAAAAATGCATTGTTACGTATTTCGAACAAAACATACGGTATTTGCCGTGTAACAGGAAAATTAATTAATAAAGATCGTTTGAAATTAGTTCCGCATGCTACATTAAGCATCGAAGCTAAGAATATGCAACGTTAA
- a CDS encoding lipoprotein signal peptidase: MKKVVLITILVLIIDQISKFYVKTHFFLGEDVDVLGWFKIAFVENPGMAYGMHFGGETGKILLSLLRIVLIGMIIYYINAWAKKLNNNFFIIPIALVLAGAIGNVIDGIFYGVIFDKGTTYNDMFQDWVGYQGIAQANFAGYSGWFTGCVVDMLYFPIVEFDWPTWIPIIGGQHYKFFQPVFNIADSAIFIGGLSLFLFRKKAFTTDNGVRLRF; the protein is encoded by the coding sequence TTGAAAAAAGTAGTACTCATTACCATTTTGGTTTTAATCATTGACCAAATCTCGAAATTTTACGTTAAAACACACTTTTTTTTAGGTGAAGATGTAGATGTTTTGGGTTGGTTTAAAATAGCATTTGTAGAAAATCCAGGAATGGCCTATGGGATGCATTTCGGAGGAGAAACAGGCAAAATCCTTTTATCACTTCTACGTATTGTGCTAATCGGTATGATTATCTACTATATTAATGCATGGGCGAAAAAACTAAATAATAATTTCTTTATCATTCCGATTGCGCTTGTTTTGGCAGGTGCAATTGGGAATGTAATTGACGGAATTTTTTATGGTGTTATTTTCGATAAAGGAACGACATACAATGATATGTTTCAAGACTGGGTAGGTTATCAAGGAATTGCTCAAGCAAACTTTGCTGGTTATTCTGGATGGTTTACTGGTTGTGTCGTAGACATGCTTTATTTTCCAATTGTAGAGTTCGATTGGCCTACTTGGATACCAATTATAGGTGGACAACATTATAAGTTCTTTCAGCCTGTATTTAATATCGCAGATTCGGCTATTTTTATAGGAGGACTTAGTTTATTCCTTTTCCGTAAAAAAGCCTTTACAACCGATAATGGTGTAAGATTAAGATTTTAA
- a CDS encoding lysylphosphatidylglycerol synthase transmembrane domain-containing protein has product MNPKTKKYIITGIKLTISIALIYYIFFVKLHIFDIFSHYKNANWIYIFIAVILYVISQALSVFRLDYYFRDIHLDLSYKSNARLYFLGMFYNTFVPGGIGGDAYKVYVLNKNYKISLKKISQAVFLDKIIGLSAMLLIIVFLVFLSNLTDYPWIQYGSLAISLIGFITVPFILGLIFPIHKRTFYNSMIYSIVLQLIQVGMLYFVLEGLNIHPENFSIYLLIFLISGILSIISFSGFGIREAVFMYAAQRFHFDETLATSAAFIFSIITISISFIGIIYLFKGVKIEEKKKKTKISF; this is encoded by the coding sequence TTGAATCCGAAAACTAAAAAATACATCATTACAGGAATTAAACTTACAATTAGTATTGCTTTAATCTATTATATATTTTTTGTAAAACTACATATCTTCGATATTTTTAGCCATTACAAAAATGCCAATTGGATTTATATTTTTATTGCCGTAATTCTGTACGTTATTTCACAAGCCTTATCTGTCTTTCGATTAGATTATTATTTTCGAGATATCCATCTTGATTTATCTTATAAATCAAACGCACGCTTGTATTTCTTAGGAATGTTTTACAACACTTTTGTTCCGGGTGGAATTGGCGGCGATGCGTACAAAGTTTATGTTTTAAATAAAAATTATAAAATTAGTTTAAAGAAAATTTCTCAAGCTGTTTTTCTCGATAAAATTATTGGACTTTCAGCAATGTTGCTCATTATTGTATTTTTAGTTTTCTTATCTAATCTAACAGATTATCCATGGATACAATATGGTTCTTTAGCCATTTCTCTGATTGGTTTTATTACTGTTCCTTTTATTTTAGGTTTAATTTTCCCTATCCATAAACGTACTTTTTACAACTCGATGATTTATTCTATTGTTTTACAACTGATACAAGTTGGTATGTTGTATTTTGTTTTGGAAGGATTGAATATTCATCCCGAGAATTTCAGTATTTATTTATTGATTTTTTTAATATCAGGAATTTTATCGATTATTTCGTTTAGTGGTTTCGGAATTAGAGAAGCAGTGTTTATGTACGCAGCTCAACGATTTCATTTCGATGAAACTTTAGCAACAAGTGCAGCATTTATTTTCTCTATTATCACCATTTCAATTTCATTTATTGGGATTATTTACTTGTTTAAAGGAGTCAAAATAGAGGAGAAAAAGAAAAAGACGAAAATTTCTTTTTAA
- a CDS encoding SDR family NAD(P)-dependent oxidoreductase, with protein sequence MQSKVIVITGSSSGVGLTLANYFHDKGHQVYGLSRTAKGQEKFKHIATDVTDKENVKRSFQQIYLETNHHIDVLINNAGIGMLGAVEDASKADIEKLLAVNVYGSIYTMQEVLPIMRDQKSGYILNVSSIASNNGLPFRGYYSASKAMIDRLIESARLENRHTGVEITTLNFGDIKTNIAESRVKTFVSKFYEKRYDAMVADIDHEVQDGTPTEDLIPIIENIMAQKNLKPHYYIGKSMQKFSVTLKNILPQKMFENIIAKYSKLD encoded by the coding sequence ATGCAATCAAAAGTTATTGTAATTACGGGCTCTTCTTCGGGTGTGGGATTGACTTTGGCCAATTATTTTCACGATAAAGGTCATCAAGTTTATGGTTTATCAAGAACGGCTAAAGGTCAAGAAAAATTCAAGCACATTGCAACAGATGTAACCGATAAAGAAAATGTAAAACGTAGTTTTCAGCAGATTTATTTGGAGACAAATCATCACATTGATGTATTGATTAACAATGCAGGAATTGGAATGTTAGGTGCTGTGGAAGATGCTTCGAAAGCAGATATCGAAAAATTGTTGGCTGTAAATGTGTATGGATCAATTTATACGATGCAAGAAGTTTTGCCAATTATGCGCGATCAAAAAAGTGGTTATATTCTGAATGTATCATCGATTGCGAGTAACAATGGATTGCCTTTTAGAGGTTATTATTCAGCTTCAAAAGCGATGATAGATCGGTTGATAGAATCAGCTCGTTTAGAAAATCGTCATACTGGAGTAGAAATTACAACACTAAATTTTGGTGATATCAAAACCAATATTGCTGAAAGTCGTGTCAAAACATTTGTGTCAAAATTTTATGAAAAAAGATATGATGCGATGGTAGCAGATATTGATCACGAAGTACAAGATGGTACACCAACAGAAGATTTGATTCCAATTATTGAAAATATTATGGCTCAAAAGAATTTGAAACCACATTATTATATTGGGAAATCGATGCAAAAATTTTCGGTTACGTTGAAAAATATTTTGCCTCAAAAAATGTTCGAAAATATTATCGCAAAATATTCAAAATTAGATTAA
- a CDS encoding GNAT family N-acetyltransferase — MDEIIWHFKSFEELTSKELYKIIQLRNDVFVIEQDCIYQDCDDKDLVCGHLWATIGDEVAAYSRIVPKGISYENEPSIGRVITNPKFRRYGLGKQLMKNSVQVIENQFKTSSIRISAQSYLKEFYSIFGFKQVSEEYLEDDIPHIEMLRK; from the coding sequence ATGGATGAAATTATTTGGCATTTTAAATCGTTTGAAGAATTAACTTCAAAAGAGCTATATAAAATAATTCAATTACGAAACGACGTTTTTGTGATCGAACAAGATTGTATTTACCAAGATTGCGATGATAAGGATTTGGTTTGTGGACATCTTTGGGCAACAATTGGAGATGAGGTTGCAGCGTATTCTCGAATTGTACCAAAAGGAATTTCATACGAAAACGAACCGTCTATTGGTCGTGTAATTACAAATCCGAAATTTCGTCGTTATGGTTTGGGAAAACAATTAATGAAAAATTCTGTTCAAGTAATCGAAAATCAATTTAAAACATCTTCAATTCGTATTTCTGCACAATCTTATTTGAAAGAATTTTATTCAATTTTTGGCTTCAAACAAGTGTCGGAAGAATATTTAGAAGACGATATTCCACATATCGAAATGTTAAGAAAATGA
- a CDS encoding SGNH/GDSL hydrolase family protein, giving the protein MKFLKRILLGVLIIYVLALMIDVFISKSFLRSSLYEGELNTWNDIYNKKIDEDLVIYGSSRGYVHLNPIILDKELKLNSYNLGFNGQKIELQKFRHDELISIGSHPKNVIINLDITSLEKARVFNPEQFIPLMLYRKSIYDIVGKELEFNYFDLYFPMIRYRKFKYQKVDVLKELYKIYFYSNYHNNGRVKGFRGMNYSWKERLYKPNFIEVDSLRKQDLFLIIEDLQKLNTSVILINSPEYIAQIESQINRNEVIKLYKSISEKYNIPFIDYSNDSMNYQKNLFYNSNHLNAKGANIFTKKLAEDIKPYIKR; this is encoded by the coding sequence ATGAAATTTCTAAAAAGGATATTATTAGGAGTATTAATCATTTATGTTTTAGCATTAATGATAGATGTTTTTATTTCAAAATCATTTTTAAGAAGTAGCTTGTATGAAGGAGAACTAAATACTTGGAATGATATTTATAATAAAAAAATAGATGAAGACTTAGTTATTTATGGATCTTCTAGGGGTTACGTTCATTTAAATCCGATAATATTAGACAAAGAGTTAAAATTAAATTCTTATAATTTAGGATTTAATGGTCAAAAGATAGAATTACAAAAATTTAGGCATGATGAACTTATTAGCATTGGAAGTCATCCTAAAAATGTAATTATTAATTTAGACATTACTTCTCTTGAAAAAGCAAGAGTCTTTAATCCAGAACAATTTATTCCATTGATGTTATATCGAAAAAGTATATATGATATTGTCGGAAAGGAGTTAGAATTTAATTATTTTGATTTGTATTTTCCAATGATAAGATATAGAAAATTTAAATATCAAAAAGTTGATGTATTAAAAGAGCTTTATAAAATTTATTTTTATTCAAATTATCATAATAACGGTAGAGTGAAAGGTTTTAGAGGAATGAATTATTCTTGGAAGGAGAGATTGTATAAACCTAATTTTATAGAAGTTGATTCTTTGAGAAAACAAGATTTATTTCTAATAATAGAGGATTTGCAAAAATTGAATACAAGTGTGATTTTAATAAATTCACCAGAATATATAGCTCAGATAGAAAGTCAAATTAATCGAAATGAAGTTATAAAGTTATATAAATCTATATCAGAAAAATATAATATTCCTTTTATTGATTATTCAAATGATTCGATGAATTATCAAAAAAATCTATTTTATAATTCTAATCATTTAAATGCAAAAGGAGCAAATATTTTCACCAAAAAATTAGCGGAGGATATAAAACCTTATATTAAAAGATAA
- a CDS encoding DMT family transporter, translating to MKIELKYWIILGILALTWGSSFILIKQGLVSYTPYQVGALRLSIAGGILAIWGIPSLFKIPKNKLKYVALAGFCGNFIPMFLFPMAQTHVSSSMAGILDSLVPLFILLFGALFFNIKGTKNQIIGALIGFLGAVLLIGGDGFSGENSLLHCLLIVLATALYGLNSLILTRYLNDVPSFQLSSALFTIWLLPSIVILFLSGFFTDFVGTAQQLESLGYVAILGLIGTALAMILFYKLIQATGSMFSSMVTYLMPIVSVFWGFLVGEQITFMHLFGFAMILSGVYLTQKPDKKQIETI from the coding sequence ATGAAAATCGAATTAAAATATTGGATTATCCTCGGTATTTTAGCTTTAACTTGGGGAAGTTCTTTTATACTAATCAAACAAGGATTGGTTTCTTACACACCCTATCAAGTAGGCGCCTTACGTCTATCTATCGCAGGAGGAATTTTAGCCATTTGGGGAATTCCAAGTTTATTTAAGATTCCAAAAAACAAATTAAAATATGTTGCATTAGCTGGTTTTTGTGGAAATTTTATTCCAATGTTTTTATTCCCAATGGCTCAAACGCACGTTTCAAGCTCTATGGCTGGAATTTTAGATTCGTTGGTTCCATTATTTATCTTGTTATTTGGCGCTTTATTTTTTAACATAAAAGGAACTAAAAATCAAATAATTGGTGCGTTGATCGGTTTTTTAGGAGCTGTTCTATTAATTGGTGGAGATGGTTTTTCAGGTGAAAACAGTTTATTACATTGTTTATTAATTGTATTAGCAACTGCTTTGTATGGACTAAATAGTTTGATTTTAACTCGCTATTTAAACGATGTACCATCATTCCAATTGTCATCAGCATTATTTACAATCTGGTTATTACCTTCTATTGTAATCTTATTTTTATCCGGTTTTTTCACTGACTTTGTTGGTACTGCTCAACAATTAGAAAGTTTGGGTTATGTCGCCATATTAGGCTTAATTGGGACTGCATTAGCAATGATTTTATTCTACAAATTAATCCAAGCCACTGGCTCGATGTTCTCCTCAATGGTCACCTATTTGATGCCGATTGTTTCTGTTTTTTGGGGATTTTTAGTTGGAGAACAAATCACATTCATGCATTTATTTGGCTTTGCTATGATATTATCGGGTGTGTATTTGACGCAGAAACCAGACAAAAAACAAATCGAAACCATTTAA
- a CDS encoding DNA-3-methyladenine glycosylase I: MKKTRCAWVNKDQDYIDYHDNEWGKPIKDDKILFEFLILESFQAGLSWFTILKKRKNFRKAFANFDVKKVANFDEAKIEELVQNEGIIRHRGKISAAINNAKLFIEIQKEFGSFSDFIWSYVDHKPIINNWNSIKEVPATTEISDKIAKDLKKRGFKFFGSTTIYAHMQATGMVNDHTNDCFCK; encoded by the coding sequence ATGAAAAAAACACGTTGCGCTTGGGTAAATAAAGACCAAGATTACATCGATTATCACGATAACGAATGGGGAAAACCTATAAAAGACGATAAAATTTTATTTGAATTTTTGATTCTCGAATCTTTTCAAGCGGGATTGAGTTGGTTTACTATTCTCAAAAAACGTAAAAACTTTAGAAAAGCATTTGCAAATTTTGATGTCAAAAAAGTAGCCAATTTTGATGAAGCTAAAATCGAAGAATTAGTCCAAAATGAAGGAATTATTCGTCATCGAGGAAAAATTTCTGCAGCAATCAACAATGCAAAGTTGTTTATCGAAATACAAAAAGAATTTGGATCGTTCTCTGATTTTATTTGGAGTTACGTTGACCACAAACCTATTATCAACAATTGGAACTCAATCAAAGAAGTTCCTGCAACCACAGAAATTTCGGACAAAATTGCGAAGGATTTGAAAAAACGAGGTTTTAAATTCTTTGGTTCAACAACAATTTATGCGCACATGCAAGCAACCGGAATGGTTAACGATCATACCAACGATTGCTTTTGTAAATAA
- a CDS encoding thioredoxin domain-containing protein, which translates to MNFQQNNLKNATSPYLKQHENNPVWWQSWSDEVLNHAQEINKPLLISIGYSACHWCHVMEHQSFEDETVAKLMNKYFVCIKIDREERPDLDALYMNVSQLIHQSGGWPLNVFALPDGRPFYGGTYFPKVQWIELLENINHLYHQNYPKTMEYVNSIADGLHKMETIGLKSEQNFSKEKIDETFEFWKQQFDDEWGGFNRAPKFMLPNAWETILRYGIQTKNENCLIQTKITLDRMAFGGIYDQLKGGFSRYSVDPYWKVPHFEKMLYDNGQLLSLYSNAYRVFNEKEYENIVKETINWLKDEMLSPENVFYAAIDADSESEEGKYYVWKSHELKLILKEDFDLFQNYYNIDEFGEWEHGNNILMRLTDDEYFATKQNISVEDLQTKVSKWKKILNPIREKRRKPHRDEKVLTSWNALTIKGLCDAYLTFEIPEYLDLAENAIHFILENQWKNETLFRNYKDKQTTIPGFLDDYALMIEALIKLFEITSEIKYLETAQTLTEETFNQFYNHKNKMFAYKSHYDTPLVNETFEIYDNVISSSNSVMATNLFKLGKILNEEKYIEQAKQMLTNIDEKIHDYPTGFANWIQLYLNFSYPFKEIVIVGNEAQEYSKQIQQCYVPNAIFVASETEQLEITKNRLIENKTSIHICENYACQLPVYSIEEAYKNL; encoded by the coding sequence ATGAATTTTCAACAAAATAACCTCAAAAATGCAACAAGCCCTTATTTAAAACAGCATGAAAACAATCCTGTTTGGTGGCAAAGTTGGAGCGACGAAGTTTTGAATCATGCACAAGAAATCAACAAACCTCTTCTTATTTCAATTGGTTATTCAGCTTGTCATTGGTGTCACGTCATGGAACACCAATCTTTTGAAGACGAAACAGTCGCTAAATTAATGAACAAGTATTTTGTATGCATTAAAATCGACCGTGAAGAACGTCCAGATTTAGACGCTTTGTATATGAATGTTTCGCAATTAATTCATCAATCGGGAGGTTGGCCACTAAATGTTTTTGCACTTCCAGATGGACGACCTTTTTATGGTGGCACTTATTTTCCGAAAGTTCAATGGATCGAATTATTAGAAAATATTAATCATTTGTATCATCAAAATTATCCCAAAACAATGGAATATGTCAACTCTATTGCTGATGGTTTACACAAAATGGAAACGATTGGATTGAAATCTGAACAAAATTTTTCGAAAGAAAAAATCGACGAAACATTCGAATTTTGGAAACAACAATTTGATGATGAATGGGGCGGTTTTAATCGTGCACCAAAATTTATGTTACCAAATGCTTGGGAAACTATTTTACGTTATGGAATTCAAACTAAAAATGAAAACTGTTTAATTCAAACCAAAATAACATTAGACAGAATGGCTTTTGGAGGAATTTACGATCAATTGAAAGGAGGTTTTTCGCGATATTCAGTCGATCCGTATTGGAAAGTTCCACATTTCGAAAAAATGCTTTACGACAATGGACAACTGCTATCTTTATACTCAAATGCTTATCGAGTTTTCAACGAAAAAGAATATGAAAATATAGTAAAAGAAACCATCAATTGGTTAAAAGATGAAATGCTTTCGCCAGAAAATGTTTTTTATGCTGCAATTGACGCTGATTCTGAAAGTGAAGAAGGAAAATATTATGTTTGGAAATCGCATGAATTGAAACTGATTTTAAAAGAAGATTTTGATTTGTTTCAGAACTATTATAACATAGACGAATTTGGCGAATGGGAACATGGCAATAATATTTTGATGCGATTAACGGATGACGAATATTTTGCTACGAAACAGAATATTTCAGTCGAAGATCTTCAAACCAAAGTTTCAAAATGGAAAAAAATCTTAAATCCTATTCGAGAAAAACGCAGAAAACCTCATCGCGACGAAAAAGTATTGACCTCTTGGAATGCTTTAACTATAAAAGGTTTGTGTGACGCTTATCTCACTTTTGAAATTCCTGAATATCTTGATTTAGCCGAAAACGCAATTCATTTTATTTTAGAAAATCAATGGAAAAACGAAACATTATTCCGAAATTATAAAGATAAACAAACGACAATTCCAGGATTTTTAGATGATTATGCGTTGATGATTGAAGCATTAATTAAGCTTTTTGAAATCACATCCGAGATAAAATATTTGGAAACCGCTCAAACATTAACAGAGGAAACATTTAATCAATTTTACAATCACAAAAATAAAATGTTTGCTTACAAGTCGCATTATGACACACCTTTGGTGAACGAAACATTCGAAATTTATGATAATGTTATTTCTTCTTCAAATTCTGTCATGGCAACTAATTTATTCAAATTAGGAAAAATTTTGAATGAAGAAAAATACATCGAACAAGCCAAGCAAATGTTAACGAATATTGATGAAAAAATTCACGATTATCCAACTGGTTTTGCAAATTGGATTCAGTTGTATTTAAATTTCAGTTATCCGTTCAAAGAAATTGTTATCGTTGGTAATGAAGCTCAAGAATATTCGAAACAAATCCAACAATGTTATGTACCGAATGCGATTTTTGTTGCTTCAGAAACAGAACAATTAGAGATTACTAAAAATAGATTGATTGAAAATAAAACATCCATTCATATTTGCGAAAATTATGCATGTCAATTACCCGTTTATTCGATTGAGGAAGCCTATAAAAATTTATAA
- the putP gene encoding sodium/proline symporter PutP, whose amino-acid sequence MNFYEYISIGAYMALMIGIGIYSYRKSTSNSEEFLIGGRKMGAAVTALSAGAADMSGWLLMGVPGAMYFTGLSSAWIAIGLTIGAFLNYVFVAPRLRVYTEVANNSITIPVYFENRFKDKTRLLRIVSSIFILVFFTLYTSAGMVSGGKLFESAFHMDYMTGIWMTSFVVVLYTFLGGFLAVSLTDFIQGTIMVLALVIVPIVAIAEIDGVEETFSLINTKGDNYLDLFEGTTTIGILSLMAWGLGYCGQPHILVRFMAIGKVSDIPKARNIGITWMIFTVGGALLVGLVGIAYLMKFDQSTMKLFDGSKTDAETVFIYFSRVLFHPLIGGFLLSAILAAVMSTISSQLLVTSSSLTEDIYKAFLNKKATSKQLLIASRLSVLIVAVIAVLLSLTPNDSILNLVGNAWAGFGSAFGPLIVFSLFWKKTTWQGALAGMLTGGIVVLAWVYIQHDYKDWYEMIPGFLSSTAMIYIVSLLTQQPNQEIDQDFDEMKAILVKELKNAS is encoded by the coding sequence ATGAACTTTTACGAGTATATTTCTATAGGTGCGTATATGGCTTTGATGATTGGAATTGGAATTTATTCTTACCGAAAGTCGACAAGCAATTCTGAAGAATTTTTGATTGGAGGACGGAAAATGGGAGCTGCTGTTACGGCACTTTCTGCAGGTGCTGCTGATATGAGTGGTTGGTTGCTGATGGGAGTTCCTGGAGCAATGTATTTCACAGGTTTATCAAGTGCATGGATTGCAATAGGTTTAACAATTGGTGCTTTTCTTAATTATGTTTTTGTTGCGCCACGCCTTAGAGTTTATACTGAAGTTGCCAATAATTCGATTACAATTCCTGTTTATTTCGAAAATAGGTTCAAGGATAAAACACGTTTATTACGTATTGTTTCATCTATTTTTATTTTGGTGTTTTTTACTTTGTATACATCTGCTGGAATGGTTTCTGGAGGGAAATTGTTTGAATCTGCTTTTCATATGGATTATATGACAGGAATTTGGATGACAAGTTTTGTTGTTGTTCTGTATACTTTTTTGGGTGGATTTTTGGCTGTTAGTTTAACAGATTTTATTCAAGGAACAATTATGGTGTTGGCTTTGGTTATTGTGCCAATAGTTGCTATTGCTGAAATTGATGGAGTAGAAGAAACTTTTTCATTAATTAATACGAAAGGTGATAATTATTTAGATCTATTTGAAGGGACAACTACTATTGGGATTTTATCTTTGATGGCTTGGGGTTTAGGTTATTGTGGTCAACCACATATCCTTGTTCGCTTTATGGCAATTGGTAAAGTGTCAGATATTCCGAAAGCAAGAAATATTGGAATAACATGGATGATCTTTACTGTTGGTGGAGCATTATTAGTAGGTTTGGTTGGAATTGCTTATTTGATGAAGTTTGATCAATCAACGATGAAACTTTTTGATGGTTCTAAAACAGATGCAGAAACAGTGTTCATCTATTTTTCGCGTGTATTATTCCATCCATTGATCGGAGGATTCTTATTGTCAGCAATTTTAGCTGCTGTAATGAGCACCATTTCTTCTCAGCTTTTAGTTACATCAAGTTCGTTAACAGAAGATATTTACAAAGCATTTTTAAATAAAAAAGCAACATCTAAACAATTGTTAATTGCAAGCCGTTTATCAGTTTTAATCGTAGCAGTAATCGCAGTTTTATTGTCTTTAACGCCTAATGATTCGATTTTGAACTTAGTTGGAAATGCTTGGGCAGGATTTGGATCAGCTTTTGGACCGTTAATTGTTTTCTCTCTTTTTTGGAAAAAAACAACATGGCAAGGTGCTTTAGCGGGTATGTTAACTGGAGGAATCGTAGTCTTAGCTTGGGTTTATATACAGCATGATTACAAAGATTGGTACGAAATGATTCCAGGTTTTTTATCTTCAACGGCGATGATTTATATTGTCTCATTGCTTACGCAACAACCTAATCAAGAAATTGATCAAGATTTTGATGAGATGAAAGCTATTTTAGTTAAAGAATTGAAAAATGCATCCTAA
- a CDS encoding DUF2750 domain-containing protein, whose protein sequence is MHPKKIENILKLNPFERYQYFIRKIADWEKTYTLVFPNGDHAISTIDDKTLFPLWSEIEFAEICRIDDWSDCEVLEIDFNRLEEIINFIRENDFLINVFPTNKTGFVVTLDEFIRDLKEELKNYE, encoded by the coding sequence ATGCATCCTAAAAAAATAGAAAATATTCTAAAATTAAATCCTTTTGAACGTTATCAATATTTTATTAGAAAAATAGCTGATTGGGAAAAGACGTATACATTAGTTTTTCCAAATGGAGATCATGCTATTTCTACAATTGATGATAAAACTTTATTTCCCTTATGGTCAGAAATTGAGTTTGCAGAAATATGTAGAATAGATGATTGGAGCGATTGCGAAGTTTTAGAGATTGATTTCAATAGATTAGAAGAAATTATAAATTTTATTAGAGAAAATGATTTTTTAATCAATGTTTTTCCAACGAATAAAACAGGTTTTGTAGTTACTTTAGATGAGTTTATAAGAGATTTAAAAGAAGAATTAAAAAATTACGAATAA